The proteins below come from a single Chryseobacterium capnotolerans genomic window:
- a CDS encoding KTSC domain-containing protein — MKRIGEHRTLLGVDKNVTLKELKTIYRNVMKDTHPDKFINDEAGKLEAEAKSKSVIEAYHFLVSINPETQEKYKEEYTETITQSNIQDFYLEKSILTVLHLNGKTYEYMGVPRNTYIKMVNADSPSRFARRHIYGNFVFRKAGEAMAD; from the coding sequence ATGAAACGAATAGGTGAGCACAGAACCCTTCTTGGAGTTGATAAAAATGTAACTTTAAAAGAGTTGAAGACCATTTACAGAAATGTGATGAAAGATACACATCCTGATAAATTTATCAATGACGAGGCAGGAAAACTGGAAGCAGAAGCAAAAAGCAAGTCTGTGATTGAAGCCTATCATTTCCTGGTAAGCATTAACCCTGAAACTCAGGAAAAATATAAAGAAGAATATACAGAAACCATTACCCAATCTAATATTCAGGATTTTTATCTTGAAAAATCGATTTTAACGGTTCTACATTTAAATGGAAAAACCTATGAATACATGGGTGTTCCAAGAAATACCTATATCAAAATGGTGAATGCTGATTCACCAAGCCGTTTTGCAAGAAGACACATCTACGGAAACTTTGTCTTCAGAAAAGCTGGAGAAGCTATGGCTGACTAA